The Candidatus Eisenbacteria bacterium sequence GCGATCGAGGAGCTGCGGTCCGAGCGAGGCGATGCTCACGTGCTCCACGTCCCCGTACACGAGCGTCTCGTAGATCTCGTCGGAGAGGACGTGGAGGTCGTGCCGGAGCGTCAGCTCCGCGAGCGCTTCGATCTCTTCGCGCCGGTAGACCGCGCCCGAGGGATTGTTCGGGCTGTTCAGGATCAGGAGCCGCGTGCGCGGCGTGATGGCGCGCTCCACCTCGGCCGGCGTCACCTTCAAGGTTCCCGGCCTCGGCGGGACCGGAACGGGAACGCCTCCCACGAGCCGCACGATCTCGGGAAAGCTCACCCAGTACGGCACGGGACAGAGCACCTCGTCCCCCGGCTCGAGGAGCGTGAAGAGCGCGTTCCAGATGGAGTGTTTCGCTCCGTTCGAGACGACGATCTGCTTCGGACCGTAGGAGAGCCCGTTCTCCACGGAGAGCTTCCGCGCGATCGCCTCGCGCAGCGCCGCCGTTCCTCCGACCTCGGTGTACCGCGTGTGGCCCTGGTGGATCGCCTCGACGGCGGCTTCCTGGACGTGCGCGGGCGTGTCGAAATCCGGCTCGCCCGCCGCGAAGGACACGACGCGCTCGCCGCGGGCGCGGAGCTCGCGGGCCCGCGCCGAGAGGGCGAGCGTCTCCGACGGCTTGAGCGCGCGCACGCGCCCGCTCACCCGATCCCGTGCGTCGGCTCTCGTTCCGCTCACGCGCGCTCCTCCGCCCGGCCCGGGGTCACCGCTTCGCCGCGACGGCCAGGAGCCGCCGCGCCACGGAGGGAGGGACGAAGCTCTCGACATCGCCGCCGTGGCGAGCGATCTCCTTCACGAGGGTCGAGTTCAGGTACGTGTACGTCTCGCTCGGCATGAGGAAGATCGTCTCGACGTCGGCGCTCAGCCTGCGGTTCATGAGGGCCATCTGGAACTCGTACTCGAAGTCGGACACGAAGCGGATCCCGCGCACGATGATTCCGATCTTCCGCTCCCGCGCGAAGTCGACGAGGAGGCCGGTGAAGGGCTCGACGGTCAGCCGGGTCTCGCCCTGGACGGCGTCGCGGATCATGGCGACGCGCTCCTCCTGGGCGAACATCACGCCCTTCTCGGGGCGCGACGCCACCGCGACGGTGAGACGGTCCACCACGCCGAGCGCGCGACGCATGAGGTCCAGGTGACCGTTCGTGACCGGGTCGAACGTGCCGGCGAACACGGCGCTCCTCATGGCTCTCCTTCTCCGGGCGCCCCCGGGGGGCCGCCCGCACGGTAGAACGCGACCGTCGTGTCCCCGTACGTCCGCTCGGTCGCGAGAGTGAACGCGGAAGGCGAGGGAGCGCTCGCTCCCTTTCTCCGCTCGTAGATCACGATGCCGTCCGGGTCGAGGCACGACGCGCGCGC is a genomic window containing:
- a CDS encoding pyridoxal phosphate-dependent aminotransferase, whose protein sequence is MSGTRADARDRVSGRVRALKPSETLALSARARELRARGERVVSFAAGEPDFDTPAHVQEAAVEAIHQGHTRYTEVGGTAALREAIARKLSVENGLSYGPKQIVVSNGAKHSIWNALFTLLEPGDEVLCPVPYWVSFPEIVRLVGGVPVPVPPRPGTLKVTPAEVERAITPRTRLLILNSPNNPSGAVYRREEIEALAELTLRHDLHVLSDEIYETLVYGDVEHVSIASLGPQLLDRTVVVNGVSKTWAMTGWRLGYAAAAREVAEAMERLQGQMTSNPSSVSQQAALRALTGDRGPALDMRERFAARRDLIVERVSRLQGVRLAAPDGAFYVFPDFSERIRAARNGVTDSVSLCDYLIDEAQIVCVPGSAFGMEGHLRLSYAISERDITEGMNRLEEALRGL
- the coaD gene encoding pantetheine-phosphate adenylyltransferase; the encoded protein is MRSAVFAGTFDPVTNGHLDLMRRALGVVDRLTVAVASRPEKGVMFAQEERVAMIRDAVQGETRLTVEPFTGLLVDFARERKIGIIVRGIRFVSDFEYEFQMALMNRRLSADVETIFLMPSETYTYLNSTLVKEIARHGGDVESFVPPSVARRLLAVAAKR